The Gordonia iterans DNA window GCCTACTTCGGGGAGAAGGACTACCAGCAGCTTGTCCTCATCAACCAGATGGTGACCGACCTGAACATGGACGTCGAGATCGTCGGCGTCCCGACGGTGCGCGAAGCCGACGGTCTGGCCCTGAGCTCGCGCAACCGGTACCTGACGCCGCAGCAGCGTGAACTCGCCACGACCCTGTCGGCGGCGCTGCTCGCCGGCGCGCACGCCGCCGACAAAGGGCGCGACGCGATCCTCACCGCCGCGCGGGCGGTGCTGGAGACCGCGCCGGAGATCGACGTCGACTACCTGGAATTGCGCGGCCGTTCACTCGAAGACGCACCTGAGCAGGGCGACGGCCGACTGCTGATCGCCGCCCGGCTCGGCGAGACACGACTGCTGGACAACGTCGGCGTCGACATCGGCGGAGTCCGCCGCGCGTACGACGACGCCGCCAAAGAAGAGTTCTTCACCGACGGTGGAGATCAGAGGGAAGAGGGTTAACCATGTTCCGCACCATGATGACGTCCAAGATCCACCGGGCCCGCGTGACGCAGGCCGATCTCCACTACGTCGGCTCGGTGACCGTCGACCAGGATCTGCTCGACGCCGCCGGTCTGCTCGAAGGCGAGCAGGTCCACATCGTCGACATCGACAACGGCGCTCGCCTGGAGACGTATGTGATCGCCGGCGAGCGCAGCAGCGGCGTGATCGGAATCAACGGCGCGGCAGCGCATCTCGTCCATCCCGGCGACCTGGTGATCCTGATCGCCTACGGCATGCTGAGCGAGGAGGAGCTTGCGAGCTACTCGCCGAAGGTGGTCTTCGTCGACGAGCACAACCGCCAGGTCTCGCTCACCGACGATCCGGCCGACGTGCCCGCGGATTCCGGACTCAAGGATCCCCGGCAACTCGCCGGTGCGTCTGCCTGATGCTCCTGACGGTCAGCGTCGGGAACACGAACATCCATCTCGGGGTGTTCGCGGGCTTCGGCGACCATGCGGCGCTGGTGCGCGACTGGCGCATCCACACCGATCCGAACCTGACCGCTGACGAGCTCGCGCTGACGCTGCGCGGTCTGCTCGGCGACGACATCGAACGCGTGACGGCGGTGGCAGCCCTCTCCACCGTCCCGTCGCTGCTTCGGGAGATCCGCGCCATGCTGCCGCGCTACTTCGGCGACGGCCCTCACGTGATGCTGGAACCAGGCGTACGCACGGGGATCCCGCTGCTCGTCGACAATCCGAAAGAAGTCGGCACCGACCGGGTCGCGAATGCCCTTGCGGCGCATGCGAACTTTCCGGACCGGCCGTGCATCGTCGTCGCGTTCGGAACGGCGACGGTGATCGACGCGGTGACGGCGAAGGGCGAGTTCCTCGGCGGCGCCATCGCACCGGGGGTGAACCTCGGTGTGCAGGCTCTCAGCGATCACACCGTCACGGTCCGCAGGGTGGAACTGCTTCCGCCCCGCGGCGTCCTCGGGAAGAACACCGTCGAGGCGCTGCAGTCGGGGATCCTCTACGGGTTCGCCGGCCAGGTGGACGGCCTGGTCGAACGAATCAGGTCCGGGGTTCCGGGCTTCGGCGGCGACGACGTCGCCGTCGTCGCGACGGGCTATCAGGCGCCGCTGATGTACGACGAATGCCG harbors:
- a CDS encoding type III pantothenate kinase; translation: MLLTVSVGNTNIHLGVFAGFGDHAALVRDWRIHTDPNLTADELALTLRGLLGDDIERVTAVAALSTVPSLLREIRAMLPRYFGDGPHVMLEPGVRTGIPLLVDNPKEVGTDRVANALAAHANFPDRPCIVVAFGTATVIDAVTAKGEFLGGAIAPGVNLGVQALSDHTVTVRRVELLPPRGVLGKNTVEALQSGILYGFAGQVDGLVERIRSGVPGFGGDDVAVVATGYQAPLMYDECRTLTDHLPHLTLDGLRRVHERAKATRAR
- the panD gene encoding aspartate 1-decarboxylase, translating into MFRTMMTSKIHRARVTQADLHYVGSVTVDQDLLDAAGLLEGEQVHIVDIDNGARLETYVIAGERSSGVIGINGAAAHLVHPGDLVILIAYGMLSEEELASYSPKVVFVDEHNRQVSLTDDPADVPADSGLKDPRQLAGASA
- the panC gene encoding pantoate--beta-alanine ligase encodes the protein MTEIIEATQAPYTPGALTVHRDPAELHRVSKALRATGRRVALVPTMGALHEGHLELIRAAEGWGNTVVIVSIFVNPLQFAAGEDLDAYPRTFDDDCAKLAALGVPLVFAPSVEAMYPTGPRTTIHPGTAGIGLEAAARPTHFSGMLTVVAKLLNIAAPNAAYFGEKDYQQLVLINQMVTDLNMDVEIVGVPTVREADGLALSSRNRYLTPQQRELATTLSAALLAGAHAADKGRDAILTAARAVLETAPEIDVDYLELRGRSLEDAPEQGDGRLLIAARLGETRLLDNVGVDIGGVRRAYDDAAKEEFFTDGGDQREEG